The Cannabis sativa cultivar Pink pepper isolate KNU-18-1 chromosome 8, ASM2916894v1, whole genome shotgun sequence genomic interval ACACTAAAAATTTCCAAGGTCCGCCTCATGGGATCCAAGTTGAGAGAGATAAATTGAACAAGTATGGTCGCCCACTATTGGGATGTACTATTAAACCTAAATTGGGGTTATCCGCTAAAAATTACGGTAGAGCAGTTTATGAATGTCTTCGCAGTGGACTTGATTTTACCAAAGATGATGAGAACGTAAATTCCCAACCATTTATGCGTTGGAGAGACCGTTTCTTATTTTGTGGAGAAGCAATTTATAAATCACAGGCTGAAACAGGGGAAATCAAAGGACATTACTTGAATGCTACTGCAGGTACATGTGCAGAAATTATCAAAAGGGTTGTATTTGCCAGAGAATTGGGAGTTCCGAATTGCGTGTGCTCGGGGTAGAAGTTTTGTATAAATGTATCGCCATGCTATTAAATATTTTGATTTAAGTTCTTTTCGTTATAAGAGGTGGAATAGAATAACCCAGTTGAAGCGTAATGATCGTACGTTTGTAATGCATTGTATGTCCCATAATAGGTCCCATTCTTCTACCCTTTCCCGGTAGTCAATGACTATTCATAGCTATTACCTTGACACCAAAGAAGAGTTCGACCCAATGCTTTATTTCTGTCCTAGTTGATCCTAATTCGACATTAGAAGTATATTGATTTTTCAGCAATAACCGAATACTTTTGTCTGTAACTACGAAATATTTGATTCCATCCATATATTTTATTCCCTATGAGTTCTAGTCTCAATAAGACTGTTAGGTCTTACTGTTCATATGTTATGATATGAATGTACCACACCAATTCGTTATGTATGGATGATGAGATTCCATTGACAAAGAGCCAATTTTAATAGACTTATTGGAGGGTCCCATTGGCGTGCATCTAGTAGGAATTGAACCTACGAATTTGCCAATTATGAGTTGGGTGCTTTAACCATTCAGCCATGGATGCTTAGCGGGGATCCTCGTACATGGTGAATAACCAAATTCCAATTAAAATGAAATCTTTAGGGTAAATCAATGCAATTTAGGAGGACTTAATCTTAGTGAAAGGACATCAATTCAAATCCTGGATTTTCGaattgagagagatattgaGAGAGATCAAGAATTCTCACTATTTCTTAGATTCATGGACCCAATTGAATTCAGTGATATCTTTCATTCACATCTTTTTCTATCAAGAACGTTTTATAAAACTCTTGGACTCCCGAATTTGGAGTATCCTACTTTCACGCAATTCACATTTACAGGGTTCAACGAGCAATCGATATTTCACGATCAAGGGTGTAGTACTATTTGTAGTAGCAGTCCTTATATATCGTATTAACAATCAAAAGATGGTCCAAAGAAAAAATCTCTATTTGACAGGGCTTCTTCCTATACCTATGAATTTCCTTGGACCCAGAAATGATACATTGGAAGAATCTTTTCGGTCATCCAATATAAATAGGTTGATTGTTTCGCTCCTGTATCTTCCAAAAGGAAAGAAAATCTCTGAGAGCTGTTTCCTGGATCCAAAAGAGAGTACTTGGGTTCTCCCAATAACTAAAAAGTGTATCATGCCTGAATCTAATTGGGGCTCTCGATGGTGGAGGAACTGCCTCGGAAAAAAGAGGGATTCTAGTTGTAAGATATCTAATGAAACCGTCGCTGGAATTGAGATCTCATTCAAAGAGAAAGATATCAAATATCTGGAGtttctttttgtatattatATGGATGATCCGATCCGCAAGGACCATGATTGGGAATTGTTTGATTTTCTTTCTCCGAGGAAGAGGCAAAACATAATCAACTTGAATTCGGCACAGCTATTCAAAATCTTAGTGAAAGATTGGATTTGTTATCTCATGTTTGCTTTTCGTGAAAAAATACCAATTGAAGCGAAGAGTTTCTTCAAACAACAAGGAGCTGGGTCAACTATTCAATCAAATGATATTGAGCATGTTTCCCATCTCTTCTCGAGAAACAAGTTGGATATTTCCTTGCAAAATTGTGCTCAATTTCATATGTGGCAATTCTGCCAAGATCTCTTCTTTAGTTCGGGGAAGAATCCGCACGAACCGGATTTTTTGAGGAACATATTGAGAGAGAACTGGATTTGGTTAGACAATGTGTGGTTGGAAAACAAGGATCGGTTTTTTAGTAAGGTACGGAATGTATCGTCAAATATTCAATATGATTCCACAAGATATAGTTTCGTTCAAGTAACGGATTATAGACAATTGAAAGGATCTTCTGATCGATCCAGATATCATTTTGATTCCATTAGTAATGAGGGTTCAGAATATCACACATTGATCAATCAAATAGAGATTCAACAACTAAAAGAAAGATCAATTCTTTGGGATCCTTCCTTTCTTCAAACGGAATGAACAGAGATAGAATCAGACCGATTCCCTAAATGTCTTTCTGGATATTCCTCAATGTCCCGGCTATTCACGGAATGTGAGAAGCAGATGATTATTCATCTGCTTCCGGAAGAAATCGAAGAATTTCTTGGGAATCCTACAAGATCCATTCGTTCTTTTTTCTCTGACAGATGGTCAGAACTTCATCTGGGTTCGAATCCTACTGAGAGGTCCACTAGAGATCAGAAATTGTTGAAGAAAGAACAAGATGTTTCTTTTGTCCCTTCCAGGCGATcggaaaataaagaaatagtgAATATGTTCatgataattacatatttacaaAATACCGTCTCAATTCATCCTATTTCATCAGATCCGGGATGTGATATTGTTCCGAAGGATGAACTGGATATGGACAGTTCCAATAAGATTTCATTCTTGAACAAAAATCCATTTTTTGATTTAGTTCATCCATTCCATGACCAGAACAAGGGGGGATACACGTTACACCACGATTTTGAATCAGAAGAGAGATTTCAAGAAATGGCAGATCTATTCACTCTATCAATAACCGAGCTGGATCTGGTGTATCATAAGGGATTTGCCCTTTCTATTGATTCCTACAGATTGGATCAAAAACAATTCTTGAATGAAGTATTCAACTCTAGGGATGAATcaaaaaacaaatatttattGGTTCTACCTcctattttttatgaagaaaattaatctttttatCGAAggatcagaaaaaaaaatgggtCCGGACCTCCTGCGGGAATGATTTGAAAGATCCAAAACCAAAAATAATGGTATTTGCTAGCAACAACATAAtgaaggcagttaatcaatatAGATTGATCCGAAATCTAATTCAAATCCAATATAGCACCTATGGGTACATAAGAAATGTATTGAATCGATTCTTTTTAATGAATAGATCCGATCGCAACTTCGAATATGTAATTCAAATGGATCAAATAGGAAACGATACTCTGAATCATAGAACTATAATGAAATATATGATCAACAAACATTTCTCAAATTTGAAAAAGAGTCAGAAGAAATGGTTCGATcctcttatttttatttctcgAACCGAGAGATCCATGAATCGGGATCCTAACGCATATAGATACAAATGGTCCAATGGGAGCAAGAATTTACAGGAACATTTGGAACATTTCATTTCTGAGTAGAAGAGCAGTTTTCATTTTCAAGTAAGGTTCGATCGATTACGTATTAATCAATATTCGATTGATTGGTCTGAGGTTATCGACAAAAAAGATTTGTCTAAGTCACTTCCTTTCTTTTTGTCCAAGTTACTACTTTTTTTGTCCAAGTTTCTTCTCTTTTTGTCTAACTCACTTCCTTTTTTCTTTGTGAGTTTCGGTAATATCCCCATTCATAGGTCCGAGATCCACATCTATGAATTGAAAGGTCCGAATGATCAACTCTGCCATTAGTTGTTAGAATCAATAGGTCTTCAAATCgttcatttaaaaaaatggaAACCCTTTTTATTGGATGATCATGATACATCCCAAACATCAAAATTCTTGATCAATGGAGGAACAATATCACCATTTTTGTTCAATAAGATACCAAAGTGGATGATTGACTCATTCCATACTAGAAATAATCGCGGGAAATCTTTTGATTACACGGATTCCTATTTCTCAATGATATCCCACGATTAAGACAATTAGTTGAATCCTGTGAAACCATTTCATAGAAGCTCATTGATATCTTCTTTTTATAAAGCAAATCGACTTCGATTCTTGAATAATCAACATCACTTC includes:
- the LOC133030368 gene encoding protein Ycf2-like → MVQRKNLYLTGLLPIPMNFLGPRNDTLEESFRSSNINRLIVSLLYLPKGKKISESCFLDPKESTWVLPITKKCIMPESNWGSRWWRNCLGKKRDSSCKISNETVAGIEISFKEKDIKYLEFLFVYYMDDPIRKDHDWELFDFLSPRKRQNIINLNSAQLFKILVKDWICYLMFAFREKIPIEAKSFFKQQGAGSTIQSNDIEHVSHLFSRNKLDISLQNCAQFHMWQFCQDLFFSSGKNPHEPDFLRNILRENWIWLDNVWLENKDRFFSKVRNVSSNIQYDSTRYSFVQVTDYRQLKGSSDRSRYHFDSISNEGSEYHTLINQIEIQQLKERSILWDPSFLQTE
- the LOC133030115 gene encoding protein Ycf2-like; the encoded protein is MSRLFTECEKQMIIHLLPEEIEEFLGNPTRSIRSFFSDRWSELHLGSNPTERSTRDQKLLKKEQDVSFVPSRRSENKEIVNMFMIITYLQNTVSIHPISSDPGCDIVPKDELDMDSSNKISFLNKNPFFDLVHPFHDQNKGGYTLHHDFESEERFQEMADLFTLSITELDLVYHKGFALSIDSYRLDQKQFLNEVFNSRDESKNKYLLVLPPIFYEEN